One window of the Salvia miltiorrhiza cultivar Shanhuang (shh) chromosome 6, IMPLAD_Smil_shh, whole genome shotgun sequence genome contains the following:
- the LOC130990632 gene encoding uncharacterized protein LOC130990632, with the protein MSPFRLLYGKKCHLPVEIEHKAYWAIKQINLSMSLTGETRKLQMSELEELRLEAYDNAVLYKKRTRKIHDAKIRKKEFWVGQMVLLYNSRFKMMAGKLRSKWSGPFVIKEIFSNGSIEVYDHNGVDTFMVNGHRLKPYLELAEVEKEKEECQLLDPVYE; encoded by the coding sequence ATGTCCCCTTTCAGGCTGCTCTATGGAAAAAAGTGTCATCTACCTGTGGAGATcgaacataaggcgtactgggcgATTAAACAAATAAACCTCAGTATGAGCCTAACTGGAGAAACACGAAAGCTGCAGATGAGTGAGTTAGAAGagcttcggttggaggcttacgacaatgcTGTGCTCTATAAGAAGCGAACTAGGaaaatccatgatgccaagatcaggaagaaggaattctgGGTAGGACAAATGGTCTTACTTTACAATTCTCGTTTCAAAATGATGGCCGGGAAGCTTCGTTCAAAATGGTCAGGGCCATTTgtgatcaaagaaatctttTCAAATGGAAGCATAGAGGTGTacgatcacaatggagttgatacatTCATGGTGAATGGGCATCGCTTGAAGCCCTACCTTGAACTTGCTGAAGTagagaaagagaaggaggaatgccaACTTCTCGACCCTGTGTACGAATGA